In a genomic window of Fibrobacterota bacterium:
- a CDS encoding TIGR02147 family protein: protein MLSIFEYLSYTAFIKDYYEFRKRQNAFFSYRYMGRFLGIDPGFLVKVTQGKVSLPERAIPAVVKLCKLGAEEAKYFEALVHYGRAKVPAEIKIHFEKLIALRGMESRPLEISQYVYYQKWYHSAIRSLLTFYEFRGDYADLASRLHPAITSEEAEESIRLLTDLGILQMNKSGRYEVVGPPLTTGEKWQSTAIRNFQLESLNLARQSLCDDPKDHRDISTVTVAIKFRDLEEIKQRIRELRQSIMHMMSDSDDPDCVYQINFQAFPLTLVGEALVEENAPEQGSDAEPPGDDHAGEDKA, encoded by the coding sequence ATGCTGAGCATCTTCGAATACCTGAGCTATACCGCCTTCATAAAGGATTATTACGAGTTCCGCAAGCGGCAGAACGCGTTCTTCTCCTACCGGTACATGGGCCGGTTCCTGGGCATCGACCCGGGGTTCCTGGTCAAGGTGACCCAGGGAAAGGTCTCCCTCCCCGAGCGAGCCATTCCCGCCGTCGTCAAGCTCTGCAAGCTGGGAGCGGAGGAAGCCAAGTATTTCGAAGCCCTGGTCCACTACGGCCGGGCCAAGGTCCCGGCTGAAATCAAGATCCATTTCGAGAAGCTCATCGCCCTCCGGGGCATGGAAAGCCGTCCCCTCGAGATAAGCCAGTATGTTTACTACCAAAAGTGGTACCACAGCGCCATCCGCAGCCTGCTAACCTTCTACGAGTTCCGCGGGGATTATGCAGACCTGGCCTCGCGTCTGCATCCGGCCATCACCTCGGAGGAAGCCGAGGAAAGCATCCGCCTGCTGACGGACCTAGGGATCCTGCAGATGAACAAGTCCGGACGCTACGAGGTGGTGGGCCCGCCCCTCACCACCGGCGAGAAATGGCAGTCGACGGCCATAAGGAACTTCCAATTGGAAAGCCTGAACCTGGCCCGGCAGTCCCTTTGCGACGATCCCAAGGACCATCGGGACATCTCCACGGTCACCGTGGCCATCAAGTTCAGAGACCTGGAGGAGATTAAGCAGCGGATCCGCGAACTGCGCCAGTCCATCATGCATATGATGTCGGATAGCGATGATCCCGATTGCGTCTACCAAATCAATTTCCAGGCCTTTCCCCTGACCTTGGTCGGGGAGGCCTTGGTCGAGGAAAACGCCCCGGAGCAGGGAAGCGACGCGGAACCGCCCGGCGACGACCATGCCGGCGAGGATAAGGCATGA